One genomic window of Desmospora activa DSM 45169 includes the following:
- a CDS encoding response regulator transcription factor: protein MGTIMIVEDDVKITQLLKAHIEKYGYQAVVTTDFTQVLQQFKRISPDLVLLDVNLPKFDGYYWCRQIRSISTCPILFISAREGKMEQVMALEYGADDYITKPFHYEVVMAKIGSLLRRAYGSYAKQGERTITAEGLTLYPERLQLSLNGKSVELGQKEAALIEALMERQMRVVSRERLLEKLWDDQHFIDDNTLNVYVTRVRKKLRELGIEEAIETVRGAGYRLKVTWRKEA from the coding sequence ATGGGGACGATTATGATTGTGGAAGACGACGTAAAGATCACCCAATTGCTGAAGGCGCATATCGAGAAATACGGATATCAAGCGGTGGTTACGACTGATTTTACGCAAGTGTTACAGCAATTTAAACGGATTTCCCCTGATCTGGTATTGTTGGATGTCAATCTGCCGAAGTTTGACGGCTATTATTGGTGTAGGCAAATTCGCTCCATCTCTACTTGCCCCATTCTGTTTATATCGGCGCGCGAAGGGAAAATGGAGCAGGTGATGGCCTTGGAATATGGCGCGGACGATTATATTACCAAACCGTTCCATTATGAAGTGGTGATGGCCAAAATCGGGAGTCTCCTGCGTCGTGCCTACGGGTCTTATGCAAAACAAGGAGAGCGAACGATAACAGCGGAGGGGCTTACTTTGTATCCGGAACGGCTACAGCTTTCGTTAAACGGAAAATCCGTCGAATTAGGCCAAAAGGAAGCAGCTTTGATCGAGGCGTTGATGGAACGCCAGATGCGGGTGGTAAGCCGGGAACGGCTATTGGAGAAGTTATGGGATGATCAGCACTTTATCGATGATAATACGTTAAACGTCTATGTGACCCGTGTGCGCAAAAAGCTGCGGGAATTAGGAATTGAAGAGGCGATTGAAACCGTTAGGGGAGCAGGCTACCGCTTGAAGGTAACATGGAGGAAAGAGGCGTGA
- a CDS encoding sensor histidine kinase gives MKLFWRDHMLLLIIYGIQMALFPLVYWLDGYRGGSVLLYPMGLSAFFLFCYLLQRYIRHRSFYRRLSQEIVSLDESMQKTDNAPLSEALDRLMTKQFRLYQAEIAHYKNKLHDHITFITQWVHQMKTPISVIDLTIQEEDHPHNDSIKEELDRLYKGLDMVLYASRLEHFEHDFHVESIHLSQLVKQVISENRRLFIRHKLYPDVQIPDHLTIYSDEKWLSFILTQLLTNAVRYSAGIGKKITFYGEDRGKRVILEVRDEGVGIRKQDRRRVFDPYFTGRHGRDYPESTGMGLYLVREICSRLEHHVRLESKEGVGTVVRLVFRRSTPAHTNK, from the coding sequence GTGAAGCTGTTTTGGCGGGATCATATGCTTTTGTTGATCATATACGGCATACAGATGGCGCTTTTTCCCCTTGTTTATTGGCTGGATGGCTACCGAGGCGGATCTGTCCTGTTGTACCCGATGGGCTTAAGTGCTTTTTTCTTGTTTTGTTATTTGCTACAACGCTATATTCGTCATCGTTCGTTTTATCGCCGCCTTTCACAAGAAATCGTCTCCTTGGATGAATCGATGCAAAAAACGGACAACGCTCCGCTTTCGGAGGCGCTAGATCGGCTGATGACGAAGCAATTCCGGCTTTATCAAGCTGAAATCGCTCATTATAAGAATAAATTGCACGATCATATTACCTTTATCACCCAATGGGTTCATCAAATGAAAACGCCGATTTCCGTGATCGATCTGACGATACAAGAGGAGGATCACCCGCATAACGACAGCATAAAGGAAGAATTGGACCGTCTGTATAAAGGACTGGATATGGTGTTATACGCTTCGCGTCTGGAGCATTTTGAACATGATTTTCATGTGGAATCGATTCATTTATCACAACTGGTGAAACAGGTGATATCGGAAAATCGCCGTCTATTTATCCGTCATAAACTATATCCGGATGTTCAGATACCGGATCATTTGACGATTTACTCTGATGAGAAATGGTTATCCTTTATTCTCACGCAATTATTGACCAATGCTGTCCGTTACTCAGCGGGAATCGGAAAGAAAATTACATTTTACGGGGAAGATCGAGGAAAGAGAGTGATTCTAGAAGTGCGTGATGAAGGGGTAGGCATCCGCAAACAAGATCGTCGTCGGGTGTTTGATCCGTACTTTACCGGACGACACGGCAGAGACTATCCCGAATCGACTGGGATGGGGTTGTATTTGGTTCGTGAAATATGCAGCCGATTGGAACATCACGTCCGGCTGGAATCGAAAGAAGGAGTCGGCACGGTCGTGCGCCTCGTTTTCCGCCGTTCCACTCCCGCGCATACAAACAAATAA
- a CDS encoding ABC transporter ATP-binding protein codes for MEMLKTHQLSKVYNGKVSTRALNNIDLTVEKGEFIGVMGPSGSGKTTLLNMVSTIDTPSSGEVLINGKNPHQMRKNDLARFRRRHLGFVFQDFNLLDTLTIAENIVLPLTLDKKSVKDMDQKLEEVAEKLGITEILNKRTYEVSGGQRQRAAIARAAIHAPSLLLADEPTGALDSKSSRTVMEMMEKINHAYGTTMMLVTHDPIAASYCERVVFIKDGELYNEVYRGQNRQAFFQEIIDMLSFLGGNASEFSTVRPK; via the coding sequence ATGGAGATGTTGAAAACTCACCAACTAAGCAAGGTCTATAACGGAAAAGTTTCGACACGCGCCTTAAACAATATCGATTTAACGGTTGAAAAAGGTGAATTTATCGGGGTTATGGGTCCTTCGGGGAGTGGGAAAACGACGCTTCTCAACATGGTGTCCACGATCGATACCCCCAGTTCAGGCGAGGTTTTGATCAATGGGAAAAATCCGCACCAAATGAGGAAAAACGACTTGGCCCGATTTCGGCGCCGTCACCTGGGCTTTGTATTTCAGGATTTTAACCTGTTGGATACGTTGACGATTGCGGAAAATATAGTGTTGCCGTTAACCTTGGACAAAAAGAGCGTCAAGGATATGGATCAAAAGCTGGAGGAAGTGGCGGAAAAGTTGGGGATTACGGAGATATTAAATAAACGGACATATGAAGTCTCCGGGGGACAACGTCAACGGGCGGCGATTGCCCGAGCGGCGATCCATGCACCGTCGTTACTATTGGCGGACGAGCCGACAGGAGCCTTAGACTCCAAATCCTCCCGCACAGTGATGGAGATGATGGAAAAGATCAATCATGCTTACGGCACTACGATGATGTTGGTCACGCATGATCCCATCGCGGCGAGTTATTGTGAGCGGGTCGTATTTATCAAAGACGGGGAGTTGTATAACGAGGTCTACCGCGGTCAAAATCGACAAGCGTTTTTCCAAGAAATTATCGATATGTTGTCTTTTTTGGGAGGGAACGCTAGTGAATTTTCGACAGTTCGCCCTAAATAA
- a CDS encoding FtsX-like permease family protein, which yields MNFRQFALNNVRRNGHSYIAYFLSSSFAVMALFTYLMFVFHPDIAQSEMGIMAKAGMTAAAYMTFFFSFLFVLYSISAFLKARMKEFGILTILGAARGQLNRLIFLENMLIGTVAVVTGVLSGLLFSKLFLLLGANVLDMKELPMYMPMKALGITVVAFIGLYTIISLFTTVLVRQSKAIEMLLGSKKPKKEPKASIWLALLSISAFASGLYLMKQGIDDEWTMLVILLLDIVGTYFFFTQLSVLIIRLLKKNRSFSWRGVNLLWVSEMAYKIKDNARMFFMVTMVTVIACTAAGIVWAIKIQSESAYKDSPFAFSYHLYEGDEADSASIKKLEHELKQAGVEVEKFAFQEIVVQAQNQEGFFTLLRQSDYEDLAKLLSLPRSSLQPGEALLIQSKLTDDELPQDLARMTLTTTTPQHSLQIKNQFTKSLFGMYHVMVVNDTTHDQIAKELPPDRPETRSLHYLVRDWPNDSLPAADSLEVTLSKQLYNWGIDQIKQGNSEGFLMARAESYMMMKQGTDVMLFVGLFIAMIFSVFIASFLYFKLFNDLQQDQRYYHGLSKIGLSPKEMKKAATIQIALLFYIPLFFAAIQAWIGLSAIEDQYHIGNMTMSVLMAIGIFTLVQTIYFLIVRSRYLAHLKRVMV from the coding sequence GTGAATTTTCGACAGTTCGCCCTAAATAATGTACGCAGAAACGGTCACTCCTATATCGCTTACTTTTTAAGCAGTTCATTCGCCGTCATGGCCTTATTCACTTATCTGATGTTCGTTTTTCATCCGGACATCGCCCAAAGTGAGATGGGAATCATGGCGAAGGCGGGGATGACAGCCGCCGCTTATATGACGTTTTTCTTTTCGTTCCTGTTTGTATTGTATTCGATTAGCGCGTTTCTAAAAGCACGGATGAAAGAGTTTGGGATTCTCACCATATTGGGAGCAGCCAGAGGCCAACTGAATCGCTTAATTTTCCTGGAAAATATGTTGATCGGAACGGTAGCAGTTGTTACCGGAGTCTTAAGCGGCCTTCTCTTTTCCAAGCTGTTCCTGTTGCTGGGCGCCAATGTATTGGATATGAAAGAGCTTCCGATGTATATGCCGATGAAAGCCCTCGGGATTACCGTTGTCGCCTTTATCGGTCTCTATACGATCATTTCCCTGTTTACAACGGTGCTGGTGCGGCAAAGCAAGGCAATCGAAATGTTACTCGGTTCCAAAAAACCGAAAAAAGAACCGAAAGCATCCATTTGGCTCGCACTGTTGTCGATATCTGCCTTCGCCAGTGGTCTCTACCTGATGAAACAGGGAATCGACGATGAATGGACGATGCTGGTCATCCTGTTGTTGGATATAGTAGGCACCTATTTCTTTTTTACACAGCTGAGCGTATTGATCATTCGACTCTTAAAAAAGAACCGCTCCTTCTCCTGGCGGGGAGTCAACTTGCTGTGGGTATCGGAAATGGCCTATAAGATCAAGGATAATGCCCGCATGTTTTTTATGGTGACCATGGTAACCGTAATCGCTTGTACCGCAGCCGGAATAGTCTGGGCCATAAAAATCCAGTCAGAGTCCGCGTATAAAGATAGTCCGTTTGCGTTTTCTTATCACCTCTATGAGGGGGATGAGGCAGACAGCGCGAGTATAAAGAAGCTGGAGCATGAGCTGAAGCAGGCGGGTGTGGAGGTTGAGAAGTTTGCTTTTCAGGAAATCGTTGTGCAAGCCCAGAACCAGGAAGGCTTTTTTACCCTCCTGCGGCAATCCGATTATGAAGACTTGGCAAAATTGCTATCACTCCCAAGGAGTTCCTTGCAGCCGGGTGAGGCGCTGTTGATTCAATCGAAATTAACGGATGATGAGTTGCCGCAAGATCTTGCTCGCATGACGCTCACAACTACTACTCCCCAACATTCATTGCAAATTAAAAACCAATTTACAAAATCACTCTTTGGTATGTATCATGTGATGGTTGTCAATGATACCACTCATGATCAAATCGCCAAAGAGTTACCGCCGGACCGCCCAGAGACACGCTCTCTCCACTATCTCGTCCGTGACTGGCCCAACGACAGTCTTCCGGCCGCCGATTCATTGGAGGTGACATTAAGCAAGCAACTGTATAACTGGGGTATTGACCAAATTAAGCAAGGAAATTCAGAGGGGTTTCTGATGGCCCGTGCGGAAAGTTATATGATGATGAAGCAAGGAACCGATGTCATGCTGTTTGTCGGACTCTTTATCGCGATGATCTTTAGTGTATTTATTGCCAGTTTCCTCTATTTTAAGTTGTTTAATGACTTGCAACAGGATCAGCGTTATTACCACGGCTTATCGAAAATCGGTCTGAGCCCAAAAGAGATGAAAAAGGCGGCAACCATTCAAATTGCGCTTCTCTTCTATATTCCGCTTTTCTTTGCTGCGATCCAGGCATGGATTGGCCTTTCAGCGATAGAAGACCAATATCATATCGGCAATATGACGATGTCGGTACTGATGGCGATCGGGATCTTTACCCTCGTGCAGACGATTTATTTCCTTATCGTTCGTTCTCGCTACTTGGCGCATCTAAAGCGCGTGATGGTATAA
- a CDS encoding MarR family winged helix-turn-helix transcriptional regulator, with protein MNDHETAEKLMKSFLRFSKTNWQHQQTFFRYKPSEMRVLFCIKRGSSLDKPEMKVSEISKHLQVTPPTVTQLINELEGKGLVERQVDPADRRAVRIRLTEQGEAVQQEAEDAFLSSFQGLVAYLGEKESLQLSKLMSKATRYFHEQKNPSQVSEGEGE; from the coding sequence TTGAACGACCATGAAACAGCAGAAAAACTGATGAAATCGTTTTTGCGGTTTTCCAAGACGAATTGGCAGCACCAACAAACGTTTTTCCGGTATAAGCCAAGCGAGATGAGGGTGTTGTTTTGTATAAAAAGGGGATCGAGCCTCGATAAACCGGAAATGAAGGTGTCGGAGATCAGCAAACATCTTCAAGTGACACCTCCTACTGTTACGCAATTGATTAATGAATTAGAAGGAAAGGGGCTGGTGGAGCGTCAGGTGGATCCAGCGGACCGTCGTGCTGTTCGTATCCGATTGACTGAGCAAGGAGAGGCCGTGCAACAAGAAGCGGAGGATGCCTTTTTAAGCTCCTTTCAAGGGTTGGTTGCGTATTTGGGGGAGAAAGAAAGTCTGCAATTAAGCAAACTTATGTCCAAAGCAACGCGTTACTTCCACGAACAAAAAAATCCGTCGCAAGTGAGTGAAGGTGAGGGTGAATGA
- a CDS encoding ABC transporter ATP-binding protein produces the protein MSKLFRYLKPYRVSIVLVLVFVLLQALAELYLPTLMADIVDKGVVQGDIPYIMQVGVLMLLVTVGGMICSIVVSYCSAKVSLGFSKTLRSKVFSHVENFSLQEFDKIGTASLITRTTNDITQVQQVLVMMLRMMIMAPMMCIGGLIMAVLQDAKLSMVFIVAIPVLAVVIFLIVRKGMPLFRAMQVKLDQLNRVLREGLTGIRVVRAFNRTEHEKRRFDQANLDLTDTAMKVNQLMAAMMPIMMLLFNFSTIAIVWFGSIRIDNGEMQIGALMAFIQYATLILMSLMMASMMFIMVPRASVSATRINEVLETIPDIEDGNEVKQPAQKKGVVVFEDVSFHYPGAEKPALSNISFQARPGEVTAIIGGTGSGKSTLVNLIPRFYDVDQGSIQIDGMDVREMSQKELRAKIGFVPQKAVLFSGTIAENIRYGKEDATDKEVKHAAEVAQAEDFITEMKDGYDAVIAQGGNNVSGGQKQRLSIARALVRKPAIYIFDDSFSALDFKTDARLRAALKEETTASTLLIVAQRVSTVIDADQIIVLDEGKIAGIGNHQDLMETCTVYREIVSSQLSEEEIA, from the coding sequence ATGAGTAAACTGTTTCGTTATTTGAAGCCATATCGGGTTTCCATAGTATTGGTATTGGTGTTTGTATTATTACAAGCCTTGGCGGAGCTGTATCTGCCCACGCTGATGGCAGATATTGTGGATAAAGGGGTTGTGCAGGGAGATATCCCTTATATCATGCAGGTTGGAGTGTTGATGTTGCTGGTAACGGTGGGGGGCATGATTTGCTCCATCGTCGTTAGTTATTGTTCCGCCAAGGTATCGTTGGGCTTTAGTAAGACGCTGCGTAGCAAGGTGTTTTCCCATGTGGAAAACTTCTCATTGCAGGAGTTTGATAAGATTGGGACTGCGTCGCTCATCACCCGGACGACCAACGATATCACGCAGGTGCAACAAGTGTTGGTGATGATGCTCCGCATGATGATTATGGCCCCGATGATGTGTATCGGTGGTCTAATCATGGCCGTCTTACAGGACGCCAAGCTGTCGATGGTGTTTATTGTGGCAATCCCGGTCCTAGCGGTGGTAATTTTTTTGATTGTCCGCAAAGGGATGCCGCTCTTTCGTGCCATGCAGGTAAAGTTGGATCAATTAAACCGCGTATTGCGGGAAGGGTTGACCGGCATCCGGGTGGTGCGCGCCTTTAACCGTACGGAGCATGAAAAGAGACGATTTGATCAAGCCAACTTAGACTTAACCGATACCGCGATGAAAGTGAATCAACTGATGGCGGCGATGATGCCGATCATGATGCTCCTCTTTAACTTTTCAACCATTGCCATCGTCTGGTTTGGGAGCATCCGTATCGACAACGGTGAAATGCAAATCGGTGCATTGATGGCCTTTATTCAATATGCCACTTTGATTCTAATGTCGCTGATGATGGCATCGATGATGTTTATTATGGTCCCCCGTGCGTCGGTATCCGCCACCCGCATCAATGAAGTGCTGGAAACGATCCCTGACATTGAGGATGGCAACGAGGTGAAGCAGCCTGCGCAGAAAAAGGGTGTGGTCGTTTTTGAGGATGTGAGCTTTCATTATCCCGGTGCGGAAAAGCCGGCCCTATCCAACATTTCCTTTCAAGCTAGACCCGGTGAGGTGACAGCGATCATCGGCGGAACCGGTTCAGGGAAATCAACCCTAGTTAATCTGATTCCCCGCTTTTACGATGTGGATCAGGGTAGTATTCAGATCGACGGGATGGATGTACGGGAGATGTCACAGAAGGAGTTGCGAGCCAAAATTGGATTTGTCCCGCAAAAGGCGGTTCTCTTCTCTGGTACGATCGCCGAAAATATCCGTTACGGCAAAGAAGACGCCACAGATAAGGAAGTGAAGCATGCGGCTGAGGTCGCCCAGGCGGAAGACTTTATCACAGAAATGAAAGACGGATATGATGCGGTGATCGCACAGGGGGGCAACAATGTCTCCGGCGGACAGAAGCAGCGGCTCTCGATTGCCCGTGCCTTGGTACGAAAGCCTGCCATTTATATCTTTGACGACAGTTTCTCGGCGCTTGATTTTAAAACGGATGCCCGCTTGCGTGCCGCACTAAAGGAGGAAACAACCGCTTCTACCCTGTTGATTGTGGCGCAACGGGTGAGTACCGTTATCGACGCCGATCAGATCATCGTATTGGATGAAGGGAAGATTGCAGGCATCGGCAATCATCAGGATCTGATGGAAACCTGTACCGTTTACCGGGAAATTGTGTCTTCGCAGTTGTCGGAGGAGGAGATCGCATGA